Proteins encoded together in one Campylobacter concisus window:
- a CDS encoding nickel-dependent hydrogenase large subunit produces the protein MSEKRIVIDPITRIEGHLRIEVVVDENNVVKEAYSGSTLWRGLEQIVKNRDPRDAGFFMQRICGVCTYSHYRAGIVAVEDALGIKPPLNAELTRTLMNAALYLHDHIVHFYQLHGLDWADVVSALSADVHKASEEAFKYTSTPFATGADKLKEVKERVEAFVKKGNLGPFANAYWGHSTYKFTPEQNLIVLSHYLECLRIQRTAAQMMAIFGAKNPHPQSLTVGGVTCVMDLMDPARMGEYMSKFAEIKEFVDRAYYPDILMAAKAYANEPSVLNDVGVSNLFCYDEFLIGKNDHLFKGGIILNGDLSKVYDIDEDKITEEATRAWYKNDKALHPYDGETEANYTGLVDGESIDGEGKLAHSKLFDTKGKYSWIKAPRYDGMPMQVGPIASIVINYAKGNERIKKVVDEFLSKSGLPLSAVFSTLGRTAARMLEAKVVAEHTMDAFNALIENLKTDQETCTKYVIDNKKEYKGNFQGNAPRGALSHWCRIKDGVISNWQAVVPSTWNASPKDAKGQMGSYEACLVGMKIADLSKPLEIIRKIHSYDPCIACAVHVMDTKGNDLSTYKINPNL, from the coding sequence ATGAGCGAAAAAAGAATAGTAATAGACCCTATAACACGTATCGAGGGGCATTTAAGAATAGAAGTTGTAGTTGATGAAAACAACGTTGTAAAGGAGGCTTACTCTGGCTCAACTCTTTGGAGAGGCTTAGAGCAGATAGTAAAAAATAGAGACCCAAGGGACGCTGGCTTTTTCATGCAAAGAATTTGTGGCGTTTGCACATATTCACACTACCGTGCAGGCATTGTAGCTGTCGAAGATGCACTTGGTATCAAGCCACCGCTAAACGCAGAACTAACTAGAACGCTTATGAACGCAGCCCTCTATCTTCACGATCACATCGTGCACTTTTATCAGCTCCACGGCCTTGACTGGGCGGACGTCGTCTCTGCATTAAGCGCAGACGTGCATAAAGCTAGCGAAGAGGCGTTTAAATACACAAGCACGCCATTTGCTACGGGAGCTGACAAGCTAAAAGAGGTAAAAGAGAGGGTTGAAGCCTTTGTTAAAAAGGGCAACCTTGGACCATTTGCCAACGCATACTGGGGACATAGCACATATAAATTTACTCCAGAGCAAAATTTAATCGTCCTCTCTCACTATCTTGAGTGCCTTAGAATCCAAAGAACAGCAGCTCAGATGATGGCTATCTTTGGCGCGAAAAACCCACACCCACAAAGCCTAACAGTTGGCGGCGTGACCTGTGTGATGGACCTTATGGATCCAGCTAGAATGGGCGAATATATGAGCAAATTTGCTGAGATCAAAGAATTTGTAGATAGAGCTTACTATCCAGACATTTTGATGGCGGCTAAGGCTTATGCAAACGAGCCAAGCGTTCTAAACGATGTTGGCGTATCAAATTTATTCTGCTACGATGAGTTTTTGATAGGCAAAAATGACCATCTATTTAAAGGTGGCATCATCTTAAATGGCGATCTTAGCAAGGTCTATGACATAGATGAAGATAAGATCACAGAAGAGGCGACAAGAGCTTGGTATAAAAATGACAAAGCGCTTCACCCTTATGACGGCGAGACAGAGGCAAACTACACAGGCCTTGTTGATGGCGAGAGCATAGACGGCGAGGGCAAGCTAGCTCATAGCAAGCTTTTTGACACAAAGGGCAAATATAGCTGGATCAAAGCGCCAAGATATGACGGCATGCCTATGCAAGTAGGACCGATCGCAAGCATCGTCATAAACTACGCTAAAGGCAACGAGAGAATTAAAAAGGTAGTTGATGAGTTCTTATCAAAGAGTGGCTTGCCACTAAGTGCAGTCTTTTCAACTCTAGGCAGAACTGCTGCTCGTATGCTTGAAGCAAAAGTTGTCGCAGAGCACACGATGGACGCATTTAATGCCTTAATCGAAAATTTAAAGACAGATCAAGAGACCTGCACAAAATATGTAATAGATAACAAAAAAGAATATAAAGGAAATTTTCAAGGCAACGCTCCAAGAGGCGCGTTAAGCCACTGGTGCCGCATAAAAGATGGCGTCATCTCAAACTGGCAAGCAGTCGTGCCAAGCACTTGGAACGCCTCTCCAAAAGACGCCAAAGGTCAAATGGGCAGCTATGAGGCGTGCTTAGTTGGTATGAAGATCGCTGATCTTTCAAAACCACTTGAGATAATACGAAAAATTCACTCTTACGACCCTTGCATCGCGTGTGCCGTGCATGTTATGGACACGAAGGGAAATGATTTGAGTACTTATAAGATAAATCCAAATTTGTAA